Proteins from a genomic interval of Hoplias malabaricus isolate fHopMal1 chromosome 13, fHopMal1.hap1, whole genome shotgun sequence:
- the unc119c gene encoding protein unc-119 homolog B-A, translating into MDTEGAREQMSEEEKEHEMSSEREEESEEERGDEKIDNECYRNEGEGERAEVRDVEDWNGFLLEGKTERGQEEEVLVEWKPGAPVTPQYVLRLSGYTEDYLCSPKDNIYNINFSRFKIRDLEGGSVILDLKRSCPTEIRDVKEQEAARFIQYHFTPAFLNLREIGATLEFTVGSKAVNRFRLIERHYFRDMLLKTFDFEIGFCIPHSRNTCEHIYCLPDLDPHTIEEMIAHPFQTRSDSFYFANNKLIMHHKAEYSFHKGLDTE; encoded by the exons ATGGACACTGAGGGGGCCAGAGAGCAAATGagtgaggaggagaaggagcatGAGATGTCTtctgagagagaagaggagagcgAGGAGGAGAGGGGAGATGAGAAGATAGACAATGAATGTTACAGAAAtgaaggagagggggagagggcaGAGGTGAGGGATGTGGAGGATTGGAATGGGTTTCTTTTGGAGGGAAAAACAGAGAGGGGTCAGGAGGAAGAAGTGTTGGTGGAGTGGAAACCCGGTGCCCCTGTGACCCCTCAGTATGTCCTGAGATTGAGCGGATACACCGAGG ATTATCTGTGCTCTCCAAAAGACAACATTTATAACATCAACTTCTCCCGCTTCAAAATCAGAGACCTAGAGGGAGGATCTGTCATTCTGGATCTAAAGAGGAGCTGCCCAACAG aAATCAGAGATGTGAAGGAACAGGAGGCGGCACGATTCATCCAGTATCATTTCACCCCTGCATTTCTGAATTTGCGGGAGATTGGAGCCAC gcTGGAGTTCACTGTGGGCAGTAAGGCAGTAAACAGGTTCAGGCTGATAGAGAGGCATTATTTCAGAGACATGCTGCTGAAGACTTTTGATTTTGAAATTGGTTTCTGCATCCCACACAGCAGAAACACCTGTGAGCACATCTACTGCCTCCCAGACCTGGACCCTCACACCA ttgaGGAGATGATTGCCCACCCCTTTCAGACACGATCAGACAGTTTCTACTTCGCAAACAACAAGCTAATCATGCACCACAAAGCTGAGTACTCCTTCCATAAGGGTTTGGACACAGAATGA